From one Brachypodium distachyon strain Bd21 chromosome 4, Brachypodium_distachyon_v3.0, whole genome shotgun sequence genomic stretch:
- the LOC100832991 gene encoding putative bifunctional dihydrofolate reductase-thymidylate synthase isoform X1 has translation MLSSKVTRFFSKRIIPFFALRRIKSVEASNKPRFYRFHQSQAMAMFANVANGSSYNPDIRRNYQVVVAATHEMGIGKDGALPWKLPSDLNFFKELTMATSDPSKKNAVIMGRKTWESIPAKFRPLPGRLNVILTRSGSFDFATVENVVICGSLDSSLELLASTPYSLTIEKAFLIGGGQVLRDSLNAPACEAIHLTDIESTIECDTYIPPIDLSVFHPWYSSFPVVENNIRHSFVTFVRVRKPVTEVNDSNGNDAKKERFEIKNFSFLPKMIFERHDEYQYLNLVQDIIQSGARKNDRTGTGTLSKFGCQMRFNLRRNFPLLTTKRVFWRGVLEELLWFISGSTNAKVLQEKGIHIWDGNASREYLDSIGLSQREEGDLGPVYGFQWRHFGAEYTDMHADYTGKGYDQLIDVINKIRNNPDDRRIILSAWNPTDLKKMALPPCHMFAQFYVENGELSCQMYQRSADMGLGVPFNIASYSLLTCMIAQVCDLSPGDFVHVIGDAHVYSTHVRALEEQIKKQPKPFPILKINPVKKDIDSFVASDFELVCYDPHQKIEMKMAV, from the exons ATGTTATCATCAAAG GTCACCCGGTTTTTCAGCAAGCGTATCATCCCATTTTTTGCTTTGCGAAGGATTAAATCTGTTGAAGCAAGCAACAAACCAAGGTTTTACCGCTTCCACCAATCTCAAGCGATGGCCATGTTTGCAAATGTCGCCAATGGCAGTTCATATAATCCTGATATTCGGAGGAACTATCAAGTGGTGGTTGCTGCAACCCATGAGATGGGCATTGGGAAGGATGGAGCGTTACCATGGAAACTGCCTAgtgatctaaatttttttaaggaGCTTACAATGGCCACATCAGATCCATCAAAGAAAAATGCAGTCATAATGGGAAGGAAAACATGGGAAAGCATACCTGCTAAGTTTAGACCACTGCCTGGTCGCTTGAATGTTATACTGACTCGTTCTGGTAGTTTTGATTTTGCAACAGTGGAGAATGTTGTTATATGTGGAAGCTTGGATTCTTCCTTGGAACTACTAGCATCAACTCCCTACAGCTTAACAATTGAGAAAGCTTTTTTAATAGGGGGTGGCCAGGTGCTGAG GGATTCTCTAAATGCGCCGGCATGTGAGGCCATCCATCTTACTGACATAGAGTCAACCATTGAATGCGATACTTACATTCCTCCTATTGATCTATCGGTTTTCCACCCTTGGTATTCATCTTTTCCAGTTGTGGAAAACAACATTAGGCACTCTTTCGTGACTTTTGTCCGCGTTAGAAAACCAGTAACAGAAGTTAATGATTCAAATGGCAATGATGCTAAGAAGGAAAGGTTTGAAATAAAGAatttttcatttctaccaaaaaTGATCTTTGAAAGGCATGATGAGTATCAGTATCTCAACCTTGTTCAAGATATAATACAGAGTGGTGCAAGAAAAAATGACAGAACAGGAACAGGAACAttatcaaaatttggttgCCAG ATGCGGTTTAACTTGAGGAGAAACTTTCCATTACTAACAACAAAG AGAGTGTTTTGGCGTGGTGTTCTTGAAGAGCTTctgtggttcatcagtggctcAACAAATGCAAAG GTTTTACAGGAAAAAGGCATTCATATATGGGATGGCAATGCTTCAAGGGAGTATCTTGACAG TATTGGTTTATCTCAAAGAGAGGAGGGTGATTTGGGACCAGTTTATGGATTTCAGTGGAGACACTTCGGTGCTGA ATATACCGACATGCATGCCGATTATACAGGAAAAGGTTATGATCAGTTAATTGATGTCATTAACAAAATCAGGAATAACCCTGATGATAGGCGAATCATTCTTTCTGCATGGAATCCGACAGATCTCAAGAAGATGGCACTTCCACCTTGCCACATGTTTGCACAG TTTTATGTTGAGAATGGGGAGTTATCATGTCAGATGTATCAACGTTCTGCTGATATGGGCCTTGGTGTACCATTCAACATTGCTTCATATTCTCTTCTGACATGTATGATTGCACAAGTTTGTG ATCTTTCTCCTGGAGATTTTGTCCATGTTATTGGTGATGCCCATGTCTACAGTACACATGTTCGAGCTTTGGAGGAACAAATCAAGAAGCAGCCTAAGCCATTTCCT ATTTTGAAGATAAATCCTGTGAAGAAGGATATCGATTCATTTGTTGCATCGGATTTTGAACTGGTTTGCTATGATCCTCACCAGAAAATAGAAATGAAGATGGCAGTATAA
- the LOC100832991 gene encoding putative bifunctional dihydrofolate reductase-thymidylate synthase isoform X2, producing MAMFANVANGSSYNPDIRRNYQVVVAATHEMGIGKDGALPWKLPSDLNFFKELTMATSDPSKKNAVIMGRKTWESIPAKFRPLPGRLNVILTRSGSFDFATVENVVICGSLDSSLELLASTPYSLTIEKAFLIGGGQVLRDSLNAPACEAIHLTDIESTIECDTYIPPIDLSVFHPWYSSFPVVENNIRHSFVTFVRVRKPVTEVNDSNGNDAKKERFEIKNFSFLPKMIFERHDEYQYLNLVQDIIQSGARKNDRTGTGTLSKFGCQMRFNLRRNFPLLTTKRVFWRGVLEELLWFISGSTNAKVLQEKGIHIWDGNASREYLDSIGLSQREEGDLGPVYGFQWRHFGAEYTDMHADYTGKGYDQLIDVINKIRNNPDDRRIILSAWNPTDLKKMALPPCHMFAQFYVENGELSCQMYQRSADMGLGVPFNIASYSLLTCMIAQVCDLSPGDFVHVIGDAHVYSTHVRALEEQIKKQPKPFPILKINPVKKDIDSFVASDFELVCYDPHQKIEMKMAV from the exons ATGGCCATGTTTGCAAATGTCGCCAATGGCAGTTCATATAATCCTGATATTCGGAGGAACTATCAAGTGGTGGTTGCTGCAACCCATGAGATGGGCATTGGGAAGGATGGAGCGTTACCATGGAAACTGCCTAgtgatctaaatttttttaaggaGCTTACAATGGCCACATCAGATCCATCAAAGAAAAATGCAGTCATAATGGGAAGGAAAACATGGGAAAGCATACCTGCTAAGTTTAGACCACTGCCTGGTCGCTTGAATGTTATACTGACTCGTTCTGGTAGTTTTGATTTTGCAACAGTGGAGAATGTTGTTATATGTGGAAGCTTGGATTCTTCCTTGGAACTACTAGCATCAACTCCCTACAGCTTAACAATTGAGAAAGCTTTTTTAATAGGGGGTGGCCAGGTGCTGAG GGATTCTCTAAATGCGCCGGCATGTGAGGCCATCCATCTTACTGACATAGAGTCAACCATTGAATGCGATACTTACATTCCTCCTATTGATCTATCGGTTTTCCACCCTTGGTATTCATCTTTTCCAGTTGTGGAAAACAACATTAGGCACTCTTTCGTGACTTTTGTCCGCGTTAGAAAACCAGTAACAGAAGTTAATGATTCAAATGGCAATGATGCTAAGAAGGAAAGGTTTGAAATAAAGAatttttcatttctaccaaaaaTGATCTTTGAAAGGCATGATGAGTATCAGTATCTCAACCTTGTTCAAGATATAATACAGAGTGGTGCAAGAAAAAATGACAGAACAGGAACAGGAACAttatcaaaatttggttgCCAG ATGCGGTTTAACTTGAGGAGAAACTTTCCATTACTAACAACAAAG AGAGTGTTTTGGCGTGGTGTTCTTGAAGAGCTTctgtggttcatcagtggctcAACAAATGCAAAG GTTTTACAGGAAAAAGGCATTCATATATGGGATGGCAATGCTTCAAGGGAGTATCTTGACAG TATTGGTTTATCTCAAAGAGAGGAGGGTGATTTGGGACCAGTTTATGGATTTCAGTGGAGACACTTCGGTGCTGA ATATACCGACATGCATGCCGATTATACAGGAAAAGGTTATGATCAGTTAATTGATGTCATTAACAAAATCAGGAATAACCCTGATGATAGGCGAATCATTCTTTCTGCATGGAATCCGACAGATCTCAAGAAGATGGCACTTCCACCTTGCCACATGTTTGCACAG TTTTATGTTGAGAATGGGGAGTTATCATGTCAGATGTATCAACGTTCTGCTGATATGGGCCTTGGTGTACCATTCAACATTGCTTCATATTCTCTTCTGACATGTATGATTGCACAAGTTTGTG ATCTTTCTCCTGGAGATTTTGTCCATGTTATTGGTGATGCCCATGTCTACAGTACACATGTTCGAGCTTTGGAGGAACAAATCAAGAAGCAGCCTAAGCCATTTCCT ATTTTGAAGATAAATCCTGTGAAGAAGGATATCGATTCATTTGTTGCATCGGATTTTGAACTGGTTTGCTATGATCCTCACCAGAAAATAGAAATGAAGATGGCAGTATAA
- the LOC100843283 gene encoding autophagy-related protein 101 isoform X1 produces the protein MNCETCHLNELELEPREIKDVLRCILHTIFFHRTLTLVRPKDVDCERFQITYVQCGLPDLEKEVDEKINQFIAWAEKHPNRRSQVCLSFFDEKNKHPGWFSNKTERIYWEQWFINLHVISPKGHGKQHSSKAQTNITGEASEQASSRHDALGSLIQEVLFQIINYANEKKDHIPPISDRIFNHEISIPR, from the exons ATGAACTGCGAGACCTGCCATCTGAATGAACTG GAGCTTGAGCCCCGGGAGATCAAAGATGTGCTGCGAT GCATTTTGCACACGATATTCTTTCATCGAACACTTACCCTTGTCCGGCCTAAAGATGTTGACTGTGAGCGCTTCCAGATAACCTAT GTTCAGTGTGGACTTCCAGACTTAGAAAAGGAGGTCGATGAAAAGATCAACCAGTTCATAGCTTGGGCAGAAAAGCATCCAAATCGGAGAAGCCAG GTGTGCCTATCGTTCTTTGATGAAAAGAATAAACACCCAGGCTGGTTCAGCAATAAGACTGAGAGGATTTACTGGGAACAATGGTTTATCAATTTGCATGTCATAAGCCCTAAAGGACATGGCAAACAACATAGCTCCAAAGCGCAAACAAATATTACAG GAGAAGCATCGGAACAGGCCAGCTCAAGACATGATGCGCTGGGGTCGCTGATCCAAGAAGTCCTGTTCCAGATCATAAACTACGCGAATGAGAAAAAAGATCACATTCCTCCAATCTCTGACAGGATATTCAATCATGAGATTTCGATCCCCAG GTGA
- the LOC100843283 gene encoding autophagy-related protein 101 isoform X2, whose product MNCETCHLNELELEPREIKDVLRCILHTIFFHRTLTLVRPKDVDCERFQITYVQCGLPDLEKEVDEKINQFIAWAEKHPNRRSQVCLSFFDEKNKHPGWFSNKTERIYWEQWFINLHVISPKGHGKQHSSKAQTNITGEASEQASSRHDALGSLIQEVLFQIINYANEKKDHIPPISDRIFNHEISIPSSSDSVFGWNADVLRRALSSGHSYSLN is encoded by the exons ATGAACTGCGAGACCTGCCATCTGAATGAACTG GAGCTTGAGCCCCGGGAGATCAAAGATGTGCTGCGAT GCATTTTGCACACGATATTCTTTCATCGAACACTTACCCTTGTCCGGCCTAAAGATGTTGACTGTGAGCGCTTCCAGATAACCTAT GTTCAGTGTGGACTTCCAGACTTAGAAAAGGAGGTCGATGAAAAGATCAACCAGTTCATAGCTTGGGCAGAAAAGCATCCAAATCGGAGAAGCCAG GTGTGCCTATCGTTCTTTGATGAAAAGAATAAACACCCAGGCTGGTTCAGCAATAAGACTGAGAGGATTTACTGGGAACAATGGTTTATCAATTTGCATGTCATAAGCCCTAAAGGACATGGCAAACAACATAGCTCCAAAGCGCAAACAAATATTACAG GAGAAGCATCGGAACAGGCCAGCTCAAGACATGATGCGCTGGGGTCGCTGATCCAAGAAGTCCTGTTCCAGATCATAAACTACGCGAATGAGAAAAAAGATCACATTCCTCCAATCTCTGACAGGATATTCAATCATGAGATTTCGATCCCCAG CTCATCTGATTCTGTATTCGGGTGGAACGCCGACGTTCTCCGGAGAGCGCTGAGTAGTGGACATTCCTACTCATTGAACTGA